The DNA segment TCAAGGAGAAGGCGACGCCGGTCAAGGGCAGGGAGAGTATCGCCCAGGTCGGCACCGTCACCTCTCGCGACGCCAACATCGGCGCGCTGCTCGGCGAGGCCGTCGAGCGGGTCGGCGAGGACGGCGTCATCACCGTGGAGGAGTCCTCCACGCTCGCCACCGAACTCGACATCACCGAGGGCGTGCAGTTCGACAAGGGCTACATTTCGGCGCACTTCGCGACCAACCCCGAAGAGCAGCGGGCGATCCTTGAGGACGCCTTCGTGCTGCTGCACAGGGAAAAGATCTCGGCTCTTGCCGACCTGCTTCCGGTGCTGGAGAAGGTCGCGGAGGCCAAGAAGCCGCTGCTGATCATCGCTGAGGACGTCGACGGCGAAGCGCTGTCGACACTCGTCGTGAACTCGCTGCGCAAGACGATCACCGCGGTCGCCGTGAAGGCGCCGTTCTTTGGTGACCGGCGCAAGGCGTTCCTCGACGACCTCGCGGTCGTCACCGGTGCGCAGGTCGTCGCGGCCGAGGTGGGCTTGAAGCTGTCCGAGTCCGGGGTCGAGGTGCTCGGCAAGGCACGCCGCATCGAGGTCACCAAGGACACCACCACGATCGTCGACGGTGCAGGCACCAAGGACGACCTCGAAGGCCGGATCGCCCAGATCCGCAAGGAGATCGAGACCACCGATTCCGACTGGGACCGGGAGAAGCTGCAGGAGCGGCTCGCGAAGCTCGGCGGTGGAGTCGCGGTGATCAAGGTCGGCGCTGCGACCGAGACCGAACTGAACGAGCGCAAGCACCGCATCGAGGACGCCGTGGCTTCGACCAAGGCGGCCGTCGAGGAGGGCATCGTGCCCGGCGGTGGTTCGGCACTCGTGCATGCGGCGAAGGAACTGGAAGGTGGCCTCGGCCTGTCCGGCGACGAGGCGACCGGTGTGAAGATCGTCCGCGAGGCACTGTCGGCCCCACTTTCCTGGATCGCGAGCAACGCGGGACTCGAAGGCGCGGTCATCGTGTCGAAGGTCAAGGAGCAGAACTGGGGGCAGGGCCTCAACGCCGCCTCCGGTGAGCTGACCGACCTGCTCGCGGCCGGTGTCGTCGACCCGGTGAAGGTGACCCGCTCCGCGGTCGCCAACGCCACGTCCATCGCCAGGCTGGTGCTGACGACGGAGAGCTCCGTTGTCGAGAAGCCGGAGCCGGAAGACGAGGACGCGGCTGGCCACGGTCACGGCCACGCGCACTGAGCGACATCCGCGAACCGGCGGGGCGGCACTCCAGCAGGAGTGCCGCCCCGCTGCCGTTTCCAGAGGTCCCGGCGTGCCTGTCCGCGCGGGTACCGAACAGCATTTAGCCCGCTAAATGCTGTTCGGACAGGGTGCCGGGCCTGGTGCCAACCGCGTTTAGCGGGCTAAATGTCGTTCGGGTCGCACGTCGGGCAGGGAGTGCGGACTGGCGAACCCGGACCGTGGCTGAAGACGCGGAAGCGCTCAACCGGCAGGGGCCGCAGCGAACCGGGCAGCGGGGAACCGGCCTGCTGTCAACCGGACAGCGGCGAACGGGCGGACGAAACGGGCGCAAAAGAATAGGGGCGCCCCCCTCGGGCGCCCCTATCCGTCACCGGGTGTCTTAATTGGCGGTCAGCGTGAGCGTGCGTTTCTGGGATTTGATGATGTTTTCACGTTCCGATTCCGAAAGGCCGCCCCAGATGCCATAGGGTTCGTGCACGGCAAGCGCGTGCGCGCGGCACAGTCGTAATACCGGGCAAGCGTGGCAAATTGCCTTTGCCCTTGCCTCTCTCCTCGCTCTCGCCGGCCCCCGCTCGCCGTCGGGATGGAAGAAGGACGCACTGTCCATCCCCCGGCATGACCCCTCAAGTTGCCAGTCCCAAACGTCCGCGTTCGGTCCAGGGAGTCTGCGCGTGTCTGCCATCGTGAACGCCTCCGATATCCGGCCCCACGCGACCGGACTCTGCAGTTGTACTAGTGCGACTACTCCATTTGGTGCAACGGCCGTAACGTTAGAAGCGCGTCAATACTTGTTCAAGGGATTCGAATCAATTCAGCCGTTAGGCTTCCCCCTCTGGTGTGATTAGTGCCACGTAGAGCTGGAATTTTCCTGTTGCTCTCGCCGGGCAGTCCCGGGATATTTGACCGAGTGGGGTCCGAGTCCGGCTCAGCTCACGCAGCCGCCACGACGACGGCTGCGGGCAAGTCGCCTTCGCGGACAAAGTCGAGGCAGTCCGCAGAGCCGACTCTTCCCGTCGCCGCGGTAGCCCGAAGGCTCGGGGTGGCGCCGTCCACGTTGCGTACCTGGGATCGCAGGTATGGCCTCGGTCCAAGCAGGCATACGGGCGGCAGGCATCGCCGCTACGGCGCGGCCGACGTGGTCCGGCTTGAGATGATGCAGCGCGCGTTGTTGCGCGGCGCGTCGACAGCCGAAGCGGCGCGCTTCGCGCTCGACCAGGTGCCGAAGTCGGACGGCGTGCTCACGGCCGAGTCCGAACCGGCTTCCGGTGTGGCAGGCAACGGCGCCGGGACGCCGCCCGCGCGGATCGTGCCCGTCGCGGAATCGGAAGGAACGCCGGGCCCGCCCCGATTCGCCAGACGGCTCAGCGCTGCCGCGCTGGCCATGGACGTCCGGGCGATGCAGCACCTGCTCACCGAGGTGATCGGCACGCTTGGCGTGCTCGACGCGTGGGAGGGCGTGATCAAGCCCGTCGTCGGCGCACTGGACGGCGGCCGCCGGGAGGGAACGAACGGCTCGGAAGGCTCGGAAGTCGGATACCTGCTCAACGAGTGCGTTTTCGCCGCACTGGTGCGCGCGACACCGATGATCGAGCAGCCACGAAACCTCCGTCCGGTGCTCATCGGTTGCGTCCCCGAGGAGATGGACGCGCTGCCGGTGTACGTGCTTGGCGCGGCACTTGCCGAGAGAAGGCTGGCGACCCAGTTGTTCGGCAGGCCGATCCCGGCGGACGTGCTCGCTGCCGCGGTACGGCGCAGCGCACCCGCCGCCGTCGTGCTCTGGGCGGACCGCTCGCCTGCCGTCGGTCCTCGGCTGTTCACGCGACTCGCCAGGGGAAGGCAGCGAGGCCGGTTGTTCGCGAGCGGGCCCGGCTGGCGCGAACCGGACCTGCCGCCGAAGGTCGAGCTGGTCGGCGGTGTCCGTGAGGCCGCAGAACGAGTCGAGTACGTGCTGCTCGGCGGCGGCAAGGCGGAATAACGTGCCGATGGGGGAGACCGGGCTGCGCCGTGCGGCGTTCGGCGCGGAACCGGGCATCGACGACAGGGCGCTCGCCGTCGCGGCAGCGCTGACCGGGAACAAGAGGGATGCGGCGCGTCGCCGGTGGCTTGCCGCCGTGGTGCTCGGTGCGCGGGGACGCTACGCCGCGGCGGCCTCGCTGCTCGTCCCGCTCGCCCGAAGCGGGGACCCCATCATGGCCTCGCTGGCGTGCACCGCCTTCGCGGCACACCGGCGGCAGCTTGGCGGTCACGCCGCCGCGCTCCCCTTGGACGGTCGGGCACTGGTGAACGCGGTGAACGCATCCGGACCGGCCGACCCGGACGGGCTCGACCAGGCCGGTGCCGAGGCCGACGCTTTGCTCGGGCTCGCCGCGGACAACCTCGCACTCGGCAGGTTCACCGCCGCACGCCGGCTGCTCGCCCGCGCGGTCGACGCGCACGACGGCTGGCGGGCAAGGGTCCGTTCCGGCTGGGTCGGTGCCGAGCTCGCGTTGGCGGAGGGCGCCGCATGGCGCGCGGTGCCGCTCGCCGAGAACGCGGCGGTTCTGGCCAGAGAACGGGCGGCCTCGCGGCACGTGGTGAAGTCGGATCTCGTCCACGCGGCCGCGCTCGCGGCGACCGGCGAGGCAGGGAATCGCGAAAGGGCACGGGGACTTGTCGAGGCCGCTTCCGACGCCGCCGCGAAATGGGGGCTGCGCTCGCTGACGTGGCCGGCCGGGCTGCTCGCCGCCGATCTGAACCCCTCCGCAGAACATTGGAATCGGTCCAGAGTTACTCGCGAGTTATACGCTCTGTTATCGGCGGCCGACCCGGAAGGCCGCAGGCTGGCGCACAATTCTGCATGGGTCCCGATCTAGCCTGTTGCCTGCGTCACAAGGGGCATACCGACATCCGGGCGAGGGCCTCTTCAAAAAAAGCCACCGGATCGTGTCAAGGTGGGACCGAAAGCGTCCGATAGGGGAAGTGGAATGTCACCCGGCTGCAGGAAGGAAACCCCGTGACGACGGTCTTGATCTGCGACGACCGACGCAGTGTCCGCGAAGGGCTTACCCGCGTGATGTCTGCCGTTCCCGGCGTCAGTCGCATCGACTGTGTAGCGCACGGTGACGAGTTGCTCGCCCGGTATTCCCGGCAGCCGGTCGACGTCGTGCTCGTCGGAACCCAGCGTGCGGTCCCGACCGGTGTGGAGGCTACGCGTCGACTGGTCTCGGCGAACCCCCAGGCGAACGTCATCGTGTTCGGTGCGCCCGACGATGCGGGCAGCATCGCCGCCGCCATCGCCGGCGGTGCGCGTGGCTATCTCCGGTGGGATGCCTCTCGTCCGGAACTGGTCGCCGCGCTCGCGCACACACTGGCCAGCACCTCGGTGCCGGCGCCCCGCCAGCCCTCCGACCCCGGAGTGCAGCTCACCGAACGCGAGTTGCAGGTGCTGAGGGGCATGAGCCAGGGCAAGAGCAACGGCCAGATCGGCAGGGAGCTCTACCTGTCCGAGGACACCGTGAAGACCCACGCCAGGCGGCTGTTCCGCAAACTCGGCGTCCGCGACCGCGCGCAAGCCGTTGCTCACGGCTTCCGGCGGGGGCTGGTCTCCTAGTCTGCCTTGGCCGCCGGGCTCACCCGGCGACCTGGATCACTCCGCAGCCGCGCAACACAACTCGGCACGCCACACCGGCAGCACCGGTGCGGCGTGCCGAGTTGTGTTGTGACGGTGTTCGTATCGATATCGCATCTCGGTCGTTGAAATCTGTACGATGGTGCGGCGTTCATGTTTTCGCAGCGTGCGGTGTTCCCGAGTGCGTCTGCCGACCGTGAACGAAAACTGGGGGTGCCGGAAGGTACGGTAGGTGTCACCGGCGTGAGGGATCAGAGCCGCACGCCGCCGTCTTTGCACGCCTACACGTAACACCGGGACTGTTGTCTGCGATGGCCAATGTGGGGGATGGACTGGAAGAGTCAGTCGCCGCCGCTGTAGAGGGTGACTCACAGGCGGTCGAGCGACTGCTCGCCGCGATCCGTCCCCTCGTGGTGCGGTATTGCCGCGCCAGGGTTGGCAGGCAGGAGCGTTCGTTCGCTTCAGCAGACGACGTTGCCCAGGAGGTGTGTCTCGCGGTGCTCACGGCATTGCCCTCGTACCGTGATCAGGGGCGCCCTTTCCTGGCTTTCGTATATGGAATCGCTCAGCACAAGGTGGCTGACGCGCATCGAGCTGCGGCCCGGAACAGGGCGGAGCCCGTTGCCGAAGTTCCCGATGAGGTGGAAGGCGGCGTCGGCCCCGAACAGCGCGCCCTGCAGGGCGAGTTGAACGAGCGGATGTCGCAGCTTCTGCAGGTTCTGCCGGATAAACAACGCGAGATCGTGGTGTTGCGGGTGGTTGTCGGCCTTTCCGCGGAAGAGACCGCTGAAGCCGTGGGCTCGACCCCGGGCGCGGTCAGAGTCGCCCAGCATCGTGCCCTCGCGCGGCTGCGTAAGGTGCTGGCCGCTGAGGAGGTGGTCTGAGTGACGGAGCGCGAGAGCGGGGACCGCGAGCATGAGCTCGATGTCGACGCGGTCGAGTCGGCTGGGTCGGTCGAGGATGCACGGGGCCCCTCTGCCGGTGCGGCCGAAATGTCAGCCGTGTCGCTGGATGCCTTTTCGTCAGGGGCCGGTGCGGGCGGGGAAGTCCCGGCAGTGCCCGAGTTGTCGCTGATCCAGGCTGACGACGCACTGCTCGACGCGCTCGGCGGACCGGACCCGCAGGTCGCCGACAGCCTGGGTGACCAGGAACTCAACGCGCTGCTGCTCGCCTGGCGCAGGGACATCGACAGCGAACCGCTCGCCGAACTCGTCGACACCCCCGAGGCCGTCATCACGATCAAGACCGCGGCGCTCGCGAAGCGCAAGGGCGGCAAGGGGCGCAGGAGACGCATGCTCGTTCCCGTCGCCGCTGCCGCCGCCGTGCTCGCGATCGGTTTCACCGGAACGGCGCTTGCCGCGCGCGACGCTCAGCCCGGCGACACGTTGTGGGGTCTGAGCAAGGTTCTCTACGCCGACCACGCCAGATCGGTCGAGGCCGCTGCCTCGGTTCGCACCGAACTCCAGGAAGCCGGTCTCGCGATCGCTCAGCAGCGTTTCGATGACGCTCGGAGAGCGCTGGAGCAGGCGGAGCAGGCGCTCGGCAACGTTGCGGGAGACGAACTGGCCCAGCTCAAGGCCAGGCACATGGAACTCATGGCCCAGCTTGATCAGCCGGTCGACGAGGGCGACAGCCAACCCCCTCCGACGCACATCCCCGACAGCACCTCGTCGACGGTCACCGGTACCAAGCCGAGCGATGTCGTGCCGCCGCCGGCCGGTTCGACCGAGCCGACGCCGACCGAGGACCCGACCACGCCGACGACCTCGCCAAGCGAAACCCCGACCTCGTCGACACCGCCGCCACCTAGTTCGTCGACGGACGACAACAGCGGTACGGAGTCGGACAGCAACAACTCGCTCAACGGGGGTTCCGTCGCGAGCAACGGAACCCCCGGTAACTAGCGATCAGTAGGCGCTTTCGGTCGCCGTGACGCCGTCGGCGAAGCCACGGCAGTAATCCCAGCTCACGTAGTCAGCCGGGTTGGGGTCGTAGGCAGGCTCGTGCGGGCGCATGTGCCCGTCGGCAAGGAGCTGTTCCAGGCTCGCCCTGAGCAAGTGCCAGTCGTGATAGTGCGGCTGGTCACATTCACCGCAGTCAACGACGATTCCCCTGACGCCGCGCGGTTCCAGTAGTGCCTGATAGACGGCGAGATCCGACAGGTCCGCGAGCAACTCGGAGCGCTCGTCGGAACTGATCGGCTCACCTGCGGGTTCGTCCAAGGCGGCGATCTCCTTGGCCGGGTCGTTGGGGTCGTCGGCGAATGGGTCTGGGGGCAACACATCGTGCGGCACGGCCTGCACGGTACCGGGCGGGCCGGGGGGTACGTCCAGATACCATCGTTAACAGGTCCGTATACCCCTGTTGGCTTACATGCCGAGGAAGGTCAGTCGACAGTTATGACGAACGAGTTCCCCCCTGCCGACCTGGTTGCCTCAGCCGAGGCGGATGCCGGTGGCGCCCCGGACAAGTTCGCGCTGCTCGGCCTGACTTTCGACGACGTCCTGCTCTTGCCGGCCGAGTCGGATGTCGTGCCAAGCTCCGTTGACACGAGCACCCGTCTTTCCCGCAACGTCACGTTGCGGGTTCCGTTGTTGTCCGCCGCGATGGACACCGTCACCGAGGCCAGGATGGCGATCGCGATGGCGCGGCAGGGCGGAATGGGTGTGTTGCAGCGCAACCTGCCGATCGAAGAGCAGGCGCAGGCCGTGGAGATCGTCAAGCGTTCGGAGGCCGGCATGG comes from the Prauserella marina genome and includes:
- a CDS encoding MerR family transcriptional regulator, which encodes MGSESGSAHAAATTTAAGKSPSRTKSRQSAEPTLPVAAVARRLGVAPSTLRTWDRRYGLGPSRHTGGRHRRYGAADVVRLEMMQRALLRGASTAEAARFALDQVPKSDGVLTAESEPASGVAGNGAGTPPARIVPVAESEGTPGPPRFARRLSAAALAMDVRAMQHLLTEVIGTLGVLDAWEGVIKPVVGALDGGRREGTNGSEGSEVGYLLNECVFAALVRATPMIEQPRNLRPVLIGCVPEEMDALPVYVLGAALAERRLATQLFGRPIPADVLAAAVRRSAPAAVVLWADRSPAVGPRLFTRLARGRQRGRLFASGPGWREPDLPPKVELVGGVREAAERVEYVLLGGGKAE
- a CDS encoding response regulator transcription factor; this encodes MTTVLICDDRRSVREGLTRVMSAVPGVSRIDCVAHGDELLARYSRQPVDVVLVGTQRAVPTGVEATRRLVSANPQANVIVFGAPDDAGSIAAAIAGGARGYLRWDASRPELVAALAHTLASTSVPAPRQPSDPGVQLTERELQVLRGMSQGKSNGQIGRELYLSEDTVKTHARRLFRKLGVRDRAQAVAHGFRRGLVS
- a CDS encoding sigma-70 family RNA polymerase sigma factor; the encoded protein is MANVGDGLEESVAAAVEGDSQAVERLLAAIRPLVVRYCRARVGRQERSFASADDVAQEVCLAVLTALPSYRDQGRPFLAFVYGIAQHKVADAHRAAARNRAEPVAEVPDEVEGGVGPEQRALQGELNERMSQLLQVLPDKQREIVVLRVVVGLSAEETAEAVGSTPGAVRVAQHRALARLRKVLAAEEVV
- the groL gene encoding chaperonin GroEL (60 kDa chaperone family; promotes refolding of misfolded polypeptides especially under stressful conditions; forms two stacked rings of heptamers to form a barrel-shaped 14mer; ends can be capped by GroES; misfolded proteins enter the barrel where they are refolded when GroES binds), whose protein sequence is MAKQINFDEDARRALERGVDKLADAVKVTLGPRGRHVVLDKKFGGPTITLDGVTVAREIELDDPFENLGAQLAKNVATKTNDVAGDGTTTATVLAQSLVKVGLRNVAAGANPTALGRGMEIAADKIVEVLKEKATPVKGRESIAQVGTVTSRDANIGALLGEAVERVGEDGVITVEESSTLATELDITEGVQFDKGYISAHFATNPEEQRAILEDAFVLLHREKISALADLLPVLEKVAEAKKPLLIIAEDVDGEALSTLVVNSLRKTITAVAVKAPFFGDRRKAFLDDLAVVTGAQVVAAEVGLKLSESGVEVLGKARRIEVTKDTTTIVDGAGTKDDLEGRIAQIRKEIETTDSDWDREKLQERLAKLGGGVAVIKVGAATETELNERKHRIEDAVASTKAAVEEGIVPGGGSALVHAAKELEGGLGLSGDEATGVKIVREALSAPLSWIASNAGLEGAVIVSKVKEQNWGQGLNAASGELTDLLAAGVVDPVKVTRSAVANATSIARLVLTTESSVVEKPEPEDEDAAGHGHGHAH
- a CDS encoding DUF5319 domain-containing protein: MQAVPHDVLPPDPFADDPNDPAKEIAALDEPAGEPISSDERSELLADLSDLAVYQALLEPRGVRGIVVDCGECDQPHYHDWHLLRASLEQLLADGHMRPHEPAYDPNPADYVSWDYCRGFADGVTATESAY
- a CDS encoding anti-sigma-D factor RsdA is translated as MTERESGDREHELDVDAVESAGSVEDARGPSAGAAEMSAVSLDAFSSGAGAGGEVPAVPELSLIQADDALLDALGGPDPQVADSLGDQELNALLLAWRRDIDSEPLAELVDTPEAVITIKTAALAKRKGGKGRRRRMLVPVAAAAAVLAIGFTGTALAARDAQPGDTLWGLSKVLYADHARSVEAAASVRTELQEAGLAIAQQRFDDARRALEQAEQALGNVAGDELAQLKARHMELMAQLDQPVDEGDSQPPPTHIPDSTSSTVTGTKPSDVVPPPAGSTEPTPTEDPTTPTTSPSETPTSSTPPPPSSSTDDNSGTESDSNNSLNGGSVASNGTPGN
- a CDS encoding WhiB family transcriptional regulator is translated as MADTRRLPGPNADVWDWQLEGSCRGMDSASFFHPDGERGPARARREARAKAICHACPVLRLCRAHALAVHEPYGIWGGLSESERENIIKSQKRTLTLTAN